The following are from one region of the Sandaracinus amylolyticus genome:
- the hprK gene encoding HPr(Ser) kinase/phosphatase: MPERESVPPATLLPTRALVADPELAALVDVITGERGLDRTIDHPRIQKSGLALAGHLVGVVASRVQILGETEISYLETLAPALRVERLRGFFGLGLACVVVTRGVAPPPELEAVARETDVPLLVATPRSSTTIAALHGALDRLLAPRESTHGVMIEVHGLGLLLVGPSGIGKSESALVMIERGARLVADDRVDLVRMGDRVLGTAPALLRHHLEIRGLGILNIRDLFGATAVQDEANLDVIIELCHLHDERSDEGFDRLGLDDATRSVLGVPVPILRVPVYPGRDMGVLLEVATRNQLLKRAGHHSAREFAQQLARGLGVPSR, encoded by the coding sequence ATGCCCGAACGCGAGTCGGTCCCTCCCGCGACGCTCCTCCCCACGCGCGCGCTGGTCGCCGATCCCGAGCTCGCCGCGCTCGTCGACGTGATCACCGGCGAGCGCGGCCTCGATCGCACGATCGATCATCCGCGGATCCAGAAGTCCGGCCTCGCGCTCGCCGGGCACCTCGTGGGCGTCGTCGCGTCGCGCGTGCAGATCCTCGGCGAGACCGAGATCAGCTACCTCGAGACGCTCGCGCCCGCGCTGCGCGTCGAGCGGCTGCGCGGCTTCTTCGGTCTCGGGCTCGCGTGCGTCGTGGTCACCCGCGGCGTGGCGCCGCCGCCCGAGCTCGAGGCGGTCGCGCGCGAGACCGACGTGCCGCTGCTCGTCGCGACCCCGCGCTCGAGCACCACGATCGCGGCGCTGCACGGGGCGCTCGATCGCCTGCTCGCACCGCGCGAGTCGACGCACGGCGTGATGATCGAGGTGCACGGGCTCGGCCTCCTGCTGGTCGGACCGAGCGGGATCGGCAAGAGCGAGAGCGCGCTCGTCATGATCGAGCGCGGGGCGCGGCTCGTCGCGGACGATCGCGTGGACCTCGTGCGCATGGGCGATCGCGTGCTCGGCACGGCGCCTGCGCTCCTGCGCCATCACCTCGAGATCCGCGGCCTCGGCATCCTCAACATCCGCGATCTGTTCGGCGCGACCGCGGTGCAGGACGAGGCGAACCTCGACGTGATCATCGAGCTCTGCCACCTGCACGACGAGCGCAGCGACGAGGGCTTCGATCGCCTCGGGCTCGACGACGCGACCCGCAGCGTGCTCGGCGTGCCGGTGCCGATCCTGCGCGTCCCGGTCTATCCCGGCCGCGACATGGGCGTGCTGCTCGAGGTCGCGACCCGCAACCAGCTGCTGAAGCGCGCGGGCCACCACTCGGCGCGCGAGTTCGCACAGCAGCTCGCGCGCGGGCTCGGCGTTCCGTCACGCTGA
- a CDS encoding cytochrome-c peroxidase — MTRNDWCSIALASAMLTGCLRPPDTAPTPDPFTPGPEARSPFIDPRFYEGTVTQEVAPPPISGGTLQVQDGWAIAADADRDRILVVDYRRARAVHAEVALPPGAEPGRIVSDGAGRAHVVLRGTGEVYSFDPERAREGERRAVCPMPRGIAYDGGRDLLHVACRGGEVVSLPAAGGASVREMRVEGGDLRDVVVDGDTLLVTRFRNAELVRLSVDGAVMDRVAPSAVTDPFNGFIDGTGVWREAVFQPSVAWRTISMPSGDVAMVHQRASDTELQLAPGAYYATGFCDGSIVQSAVTVFSDRGASRAPNLGMSSLPVDLAVSHDETEIAVVNAGNQSGESAVAIYPLSVLDTSVDDQGCMFPNETVAGVQNPVAVAYGEGGLLVVQQREPARLVMIERTTGARFEVDLGGESRFDTGHTIFHANASRGTACASCHPEGGEDGRTWLFAGLGPRRTPAMHGDVTETAPFHWDGDLPDLRALSEVVFTGRMSGPRLSGTQVNALGGWLDELPAPVVTPRDAIAVQRGRELFFGGAECGSCHSGAMLTNNTTVDVGTGGAFQVPSLVGASQRLPVMHDGCATTMRDRFDPECGGESHGATSRLTEAQIGDLVAYLETL, encoded by the coding sequence ATGACGCGCAACGACTGGTGCTCGATCGCGCTCGCGAGCGCGATGCTCACGGGCTGTCTCCGCCCACCCGACACGGCGCCGACGCCGGACCCATTCACCCCCGGGCCCGAGGCGCGCTCGCCGTTCATCGATCCGCGGTTCTACGAGGGCACCGTCACCCAGGAGGTCGCGCCTCCGCCGATCAGCGGCGGCACGCTCCAGGTGCAGGACGGCTGGGCGATCGCCGCGGACGCCGATCGCGATCGCATCCTGGTCGTCGACTATCGCCGCGCGCGCGCGGTCCACGCCGAGGTCGCGCTGCCTCCGGGCGCGGAGCCGGGGCGCATCGTGAGCGACGGCGCGGGTCGTGCGCACGTCGTGCTGCGAGGCACCGGCGAGGTCTACTCGTTCGATCCCGAGCGCGCGCGCGAGGGCGAGCGCCGCGCGGTGTGCCCGATGCCGCGCGGCATCGCGTACGACGGGGGGCGTGATCTGCTCCACGTCGCGTGCCGCGGCGGCGAGGTCGTGAGCCTGCCTGCGGCGGGCGGCGCGTCGGTGCGCGAGATGCGCGTCGAGGGCGGCGATCTGCGTGACGTCGTGGTCGACGGGGACACGCTGCTGGTCACGCGCTTCCGCAACGCCGAGCTGGTGCGGCTGAGCGTCGACGGTGCGGTCATGGATCGTGTCGCGCCGAGCGCGGTCACCGATCCCTTCAACGGGTTCATCGACGGCACGGGCGTGTGGCGCGAGGCGGTGTTCCAGCCCTCGGTCGCGTGGCGGACCATCTCGATGCCGAGCGGCGACGTCGCGATGGTGCACCAGCGCGCGAGCGACACCGAGCTGCAGCTCGCGCCGGGCGCGTACTACGCGACGGGATTCTGCGACGGATCGATCGTGCAGAGCGCGGTCACGGTGTTCTCGGATCGCGGCGCGTCGCGCGCGCCGAACCTCGGCATGTCGTCGCTGCCCGTCGATCTCGCGGTGTCGCACGACGAGACCGAGATCGCGGTGGTCAACGCGGGCAACCAGTCGGGCGAGAGCGCGGTCGCGATCTATCCGCTCTCCGTGCTCGACACGAGCGTCGACGATCAGGGCTGCATGTTCCCCAACGAGACGGTCGCGGGCGTGCAGAACCCGGTCGCGGTCGCGTACGGCGAGGGCGGCCTGCTCGTGGTTCAGCAGCGCGAGCCCGCGCGCCTCGTGATGATCGAGCGCACGACCGGCGCGCGCTTCGAGGTCGATCTCGGCGGCGAGTCGCGCTTCGACACCGGTCACACGATCTTCCACGCGAACGCGAGCCGCGGCACCGCGTGCGCGTCGTGCCACCCCGAGGGCGGCGAGGACGGTCGCACCTGGCTCTTCGCCGGGCTCGGCCCGCGCCGCACCCCCGCGATGCACGGCGACGTGACCGAGACGGCGCCGTTCCACTGGGACGGCGACCTCCCCGATCTTCGCGCGCTCAGCGAGGTCGTGTTCACGGGTCGCATGAGCGGGCCGCGGCTCTCGGGCACGCAGGTCAACGCGCTGGGCGGTTGGCTCGACGAGCTGCCCGCGCCGGTGGTCACGCCGCGCGATGCGATCGCGGTGCAGCGCGGTCGTGAGCTCTTCTTCGGCGGCGCGGAGTGCGGCTCGTGTCACTCGGGCGCGATGCTCACGAACAACACGACGGTCGACGTCGGCACCGGCGGCGCGTTCCAGGTGCCCTCGCTCGTCGGCGCGTCGCAGCGCCTGCCGGTGATGCACGACGGCTGCGCGACCACGATGCGCGATCGCTTCGACCCCGAGTGCGGCGGTGAGTCGCACGGCGCGACCTCGCGGCTGACCGAGGCGCAGATCGGCGACCTCGTCGCGTACCTCGAGACGCTCTGA
- a CDS encoding NAD-dependent protein deacetylase, whose amino-acid sequence MTTDLEALCTLLAGRRVVALTGAGCSTESGIPDYRSEGTRKRARNPMQYRAFLHDARARARYWARSLHGWPRIASARPNDAHRALAAMEREGALVGLITQNVDRLHHAAGSARIVELHGALAEVRCLACGTTAPRAQVQERLLHANPGFVERPVELNPDGDAELEDDALEGFRVVACEACGGVLKPDVVFFGDSVPRPRVDAAHAMVREADAMLVVGSSLAVYSGLRFVRAAAERAIPIAILNVGETRGDALATLRLEARAGAVLPIVAERIATRDARSA is encoded by the coding sequence ATGACCACCGACCTCGAAGCCCTCTGCACGCTGCTCGCGGGACGACGCGTGGTCGCGCTGACCGGCGCGGGGTGCAGCACCGAGTCGGGCATCCCCGACTACCGCAGCGAGGGCACCCGCAAGCGCGCGCGCAACCCGATGCAGTACCGCGCGTTCCTCCACGACGCGCGCGCCCGAGCGCGCTACTGGGCGCGCAGCCTCCACGGCTGGCCGCGCATCGCGAGCGCGCGACCGAACGACGCGCACCGCGCGCTCGCCGCGATGGAGCGCGAAGGCGCGCTGGTCGGGCTGATCACGCAGAACGTCGATCGCCTCCACCACGCCGCGGGCAGCGCGCGCATCGTCGAGCTGCACGGTGCGCTCGCGGAGGTGCGCTGCCTCGCGTGCGGGACCACCGCGCCGCGCGCGCAGGTGCAGGAGCGCCTGCTGCACGCGAACCCCGGGTTCGTCGAGCGTCCCGTGGAGCTCAACCCCGACGGCGACGCGGAGCTCGAGGACGACGCGCTCGAGGGCTTCCGCGTGGTCGCGTGCGAGGCGTGCGGCGGCGTGCTCAAGCCCGACGTCGTGTTCTTCGGCGACAGCGTGCCGAGGCCGCGCGTCGACGCGGCGCACGCGATGGTGCGCGAGGCGGACGCGATGCTCGTCGTCGGCTCGTCGCTCGCGGTGTACTCGGGGCTGCGCTTCGTGCGCGCCGCGGCGGAGCGCGCGATCCCGATCGCGATCCTCAACGTCGGGGAGACGCGCGGCGACGCGCTCGCGACGTTGCGCCTCGAGGCGCGCGCGGGCGCGGTGCTCCCGATCGTCGCCGAGCGGATCGCGACGCGCGACGCGCGCTCCGCGTGA
- a CDS encoding DUF2267 domain-containing protein: MTRDDHVDAFEHTMQLSYEWLHAYVEELGSGTTQLAYRCLRAALHAIRDRLPANESAALAAQLPLLLRGVYYEGWRPSHVPAALASVDEVYDEIASGLEGGPHAAPRDVLRAALSVLNEHIDAGEIRKLRHQVGEALREIWPEPPLDLGPAQPAA; the protein is encoded by the coding sequence ATGACTCGTGACGATCACGTCGATGCCTTCGAGCACACGATGCAGCTCAGCTACGAATGGCTGCACGCCTACGTCGAGGAGCTCGGCTCGGGCACCACGCAGCTCGCGTATCGATGCCTCCGCGCCGCGCTCCACGCGATCCGGGATCGGCTCCCGGCGAACGAGTCCGCGGCGCTCGCCGCGCAGCTCCCGCTCCTGCTGCGCGGCGTGTACTACGAGGGCTGGCGTCCCTCGCACGTGCCCGCGGCGCTCGCGAGCGTCGACGAGGTCTACGACGAGATCGCGTCGGGCCTCGAGGGCGGGCCGCACGCGGCGCCGCGCGACGTGCTGCGCGCCGCGCTCTCGGTGCTCAACGAGCACATCGACGCCGGCGAGATCCGCAAGCTGCGGCACCAGGTCGGCGAGGCGCTGCGGGAGATCTGGCCCGAGCCGCCGCTCGATCTGGGCCCCGCGCAGCCCGCGGCGTGA
- a CDS encoding dienelactone hydrolase family protein, with product MSRPTSIHPGERRAPEIVAERREVSIPVRGAHVEGDLVVPTGARGLVVFAHGSGSSRYSPRNRYVAEVLQRGKLGTLLLDLLTREEEAIDARTAHLRFDIELLAERLVSAIEWARRDPATRELRLGFFGASTGGGAALVAAALRPDAVAAVVSRGGRPDLAGNALPLVRAPTLLIVGGDDVPVLELHREAIARMQHEVHLEVIVGATHLFEEPGALEEVGRLAREFLVAKLGPPS from the coding sequence ATGAGCCGGCCCACGTCGATCCATCCCGGCGAACGCCGTGCACCCGAGATCGTCGCCGAGCGGCGCGAGGTGTCGATCCCGGTCCGCGGCGCGCACGTGGAGGGCGACCTCGTGGTCCCCACCGGCGCGCGCGGGCTCGTCGTGTTCGCCCACGGGAGCGGGAGCAGCCGCTACAGCCCGCGCAATCGCTACGTCGCCGAGGTGCTGCAGCGCGGCAAGCTCGGCACGCTGCTGCTCGATCTGCTCACGCGCGAGGAAGAGGCGATCGACGCGCGCACCGCGCACCTGCGCTTCGACATCGAGCTGCTCGCGGAGCGGCTCGTGTCGGCGATCGAGTGGGCGCGGCGAGATCCCGCGACGCGCGAGCTGCGGCTCGGGTTCTTCGGCGCGAGCACGGGCGGCGGCGCGGCGCTGGTCGCTGCGGCGTTGCGCCCCGACGCCGTGGCGGCCGTGGTGTCACGCGGCGGTCGTCCCGACCTCGCGGGCAACGCGCTGCCGCTGGTCCGCGCGCCCACGCTGCTGATCGTCGGCGGCGACGACGTGCCGGTGCTCGAGCTCCATCGCGAGGCGATCGCGCGCATGCAGCACGAGGTGCACCTCGAGGTGATCGTGGGCGCGACCCACCTCTTCGAGGAGCCGGGCGCGCTCGAGGAGGTCGGGCGGCTCGCGCGGGAGTTCCTGGTCGCGAAGCTCGGTCCTCCCTCGTGA
- a CDS encoding NAD(P)/FAD-dependent oxidoreductase: MSLPERVELLVVGAGTAGAAVASLGARAGLRTLLVDRGPLERAGAQWINAVPRWCFDEARIAQPRGAELVGDEVPYHFRAGEGHVVVRDHGVLELDMSLLVARLHQDARDAGAMLEGEVRALGLEGGVEGGALRTDRGVVRADVIVDASGLAGARLLGEPPGLTRHDLCSAAQEIREVRDRGEAEALFARHRVPIGEVLSFVGSAGGYSVLNLRLERDHVSMLTGSIPAEGHLSGRAMIERFAAEHPWIGAPLRAGARAIPLGRPALPLAQGRVARIGDAALMVFSAHGSGIGAGLVAARVLVDAITRGGGLAEYETRWTRERGGVLAAYDLFRRYSQRMTPDELERLVAGGLLDAAMMRPAMTQLPPSLGTRALLAKAPRALRERALVSRLARVAARMEAIRALHPLYPSRPGAARAAWSRALSRMVARS, from the coding sequence ATGTCGCTGCCCGAGCGGGTCGAGCTCCTCGTCGTCGGTGCGGGCACTGCGGGCGCCGCCGTCGCGTCGCTGGGCGCTCGCGCAGGCCTCCGCACGCTGCTCGTCGATCGCGGTCCGCTCGAGCGCGCCGGGGCGCAATGGATCAACGCGGTGCCTCGCTGGTGCTTCGACGAAGCACGCATTGCGCAGCCGCGCGGCGCCGAGCTCGTCGGCGACGAGGTCCCCTATCACTTCCGCGCCGGCGAGGGGCACGTCGTGGTGCGCGATCACGGCGTGCTCGAGCTCGACATGAGCCTGCTCGTCGCGCGCCTGCACCAGGACGCGCGCGACGCCGGCGCGATGCTCGAAGGAGAGGTGCGCGCGCTCGGGCTCGAAGGCGGCGTCGAGGGCGGCGCGCTGCGCACCGATCGCGGCGTGGTGCGCGCCGACGTGATCGTCGACGCGTCGGGGCTCGCGGGCGCGCGCCTGCTCGGCGAGCCGCCGGGCCTCACCCGCCACGACCTCTGCTCCGCCGCCCAGGAGATCCGCGAGGTGCGCGATCGCGGCGAGGCCGAGGCGCTCTTCGCGCGGCACCGCGTGCCGATCGGCGAGGTGCTCTCGTTCGTCGGCAGCGCGGGCGGCTACTCGGTGCTCAACCTGCGCCTCGAGCGCGATCACGTCTCGATGCTCACCGGATCGATCCCCGCGGAGGGTCATCTCTCGGGCCGCGCGATGATCGAGCGTTTCGCCGCCGAGCATCCGTGGATCGGCGCACCGCTGCGCGCCGGTGCCCGCGCGATCCCGCTCGGTCGTCCCGCGCTCCCGCTCGCGCAGGGTCGCGTCGCGCGCATCGGCGACGCCGCGCTGATGGTCTTCTCGGCGCATGGCTCGGGCATCGGCGCGGGGCTCGTCGCCGCGCGGGTGCTCGTCGATGCGATCACGCGCGGCGGTGGGCTCGCCGAGTACGAGACGCGCTGGACCCGCGAGCGCGGCGGCGTGCTCGCGGCGTACGACCTCTTCCGCCGTTACAGCCAGCGCATGACGCCCGACGAGCTCGAGCGCCTCGTCGCCGGAGGCCTGCTCGATGCCGCGATGATGCGGCCCGCGATGACCCAGCTGCCGCCCTCGCTCGGGACCCGCGCGCTCCTCGCGAAGGCGCCGCGCGCCCTCCGCGAGCGCGCGCTGGTGTCGCGGCTCGCGCGGGTCGCCGCGCGCATGGAGGCGATCCGCGCCCTCCATCCGCTCTATCCGTCGCGTCCCGGGGCGGCGCGCGCGGCGTGGTCGCGCGCGCTGTCGCGCATGGTCGCGCGCTCATAG
- a CDS encoding serine/threonine-protein kinase yields the protein MSLEDAPSPQTPRTIADRIAGISSLAKTIERAPGATIRPDSPDTSLLDTLAPAIEAREGAAIRLGRTLGEGGMGVVREGVQVSLARRVAVKTLRDRDRDAGTQRATAKLLYEARVTGALEHPNVVPVHDIASDAQGTPLIVLKHIDGVVWSELLRDPERVARDHGATDPLEWHLRVLLQVCNAVHFAHTRGVLHRDLKPDNVMIGGFGEVYVLDWGLAVRTADQASATPKMDPAEGLVLAGTPWYMAPEMLGGAAARLSPATDVYLLGGVLHEIVTGRAPHQESNLHAILASVVQSRPHLDASVPEELAAIVRRALDPDPARRFGSADALRTAVEGFLRHRGAVQLAIEAERSLAALEEELAREDATPAREVIDRHFAECRFGFRAALRAWPEGTRAKEGLERAVSRMVAHELDAGRPHAAAALIGELDAPPRALASRVNDAVRAWDARQEALLRLDREHDPSLGRGLRLSITVFVGLFWTLGPVLAPYVDPTYGSSHASMTVLPVILTALVAVVAFSLRDRVLQTSFNRRLAAAFFLSQLGEIFIYVGGSAAQMTIAQCHAVVMLVASGTVGMLAAAVSRAFWIASLAFVVAFGVGSVWPQWIGIAEAIANAIITVTAIVLWSQRVPRPKRR from the coding sequence ATGTCGCTCGAAGACGCCCCGTCGCCGCAGACGCCGCGCACGATCGCCGACCGCATCGCGGGGATCAGCTCGCTGGCGAAGACCATCGAGCGCGCGCCCGGCGCGACGATCCGCCCCGATTCCCCCGACACCTCGCTGCTCGACACGCTCGCGCCCGCGATCGAAGCGCGCGAGGGCGCCGCGATCCGCCTCGGTCGCACCCTCGGCGAAGGCGGCATGGGCGTGGTGCGCGAGGGCGTGCAGGTGAGCCTCGCGCGGCGCGTCGCGGTGAAGACGTTGCGCGATCGCGATCGCGATGCCGGCACGCAGCGCGCGACGGCGAAGCTGCTCTACGAAGCGCGCGTCACCGGTGCGCTCGAGCACCCGAACGTCGTGCCGGTGCACGACATCGCATCGGACGCGCAGGGCACGCCGCTGATCGTGCTCAAGCACATCGACGGCGTGGTGTGGAGCGAGCTTCTGCGCGACCCCGAGCGCGTCGCGCGCGATCACGGCGCGACCGATCCGCTCGAGTGGCACCTGCGCGTCCTGCTCCAGGTCTGCAACGCGGTGCACTTCGCGCACACGCGCGGCGTGCTCCATCGCGATCTGAAGCCCGACAACGTGATGATCGGCGGCTTCGGCGAGGTCTACGTGCTCGACTGGGGCCTCGCGGTGCGCACCGCGGATCAGGCCTCGGCGACGCCGAAGATGGATCCCGCCGAGGGCCTCGTGCTCGCGGGCACGCCTTGGTACATGGCGCCCGAGATGCTCGGCGGCGCGGCCGCGCGGCTCTCGCCCGCGACCGACGTCTACCTGCTCGGCGGCGTGCTGCACGAGATCGTCACCGGACGCGCGCCGCACCAGGAGAGCAACCTCCACGCGATCCTCGCGAGCGTGGTGCAGTCGCGGCCGCACCTCGACGCGAGCGTGCCCGAGGAGCTCGCGGCGATCGTGCGGCGCGCGCTCGATCCCGATCCCGCGCGTCGCTTCGGCAGCGCCGACGCGCTGCGCACCGCGGTCGAGGGCTTCCTGCGGCATCGCGGTGCGGTGCAGCTCGCGATCGAGGCGGAGCGCTCGCTCGCGGCGCTCGAGGAGGAGCTCGCGCGCGAGGACGCGACGCCCGCGCGCGAGGTGATCGATCGCCACTTCGCCGAGTGCCGCTTCGGCTTCCGCGCCGCGCTGCGCGCGTGGCCCGAGGGGACGCGCGCGAAGGAGGGCCTCGAGCGCGCGGTCTCGCGCATGGTCGCGCACGAGCTCGACGCCGGCCGACCGCACGCCGCCGCGGCGCTGATCGGCGAGCTCGACGCGCCGCCTCGCGCCCTCGCGTCGCGCGTGAACGACGCGGTGCGCGCGTGGGATGCGCGACAGGAAGCGCTGCTGCGCCTCGACCGCGAGCACGATCCCTCGCTCGGTCGCGGCCTGCGCCTCTCGATCACGGTGTTCGTCGGGCTCTTCTGGACGCTCGGTCCGGTCCTCGCGCCCTACGTCGATCCGACCTACGGCAGCTCGCACGCGAGCATGACGGTGCTGCCGGTCATCCTCACCGCGCTCGTCGCGGTCGTCGCGTTCTCGCTGCGCGATCGTGTGCTGCAGACGTCGTTCAACCGCCGCCTCGCCGCTGCGTTCTTCCTCAGTCAGCTCGGCGAGATCTTCATCTACGTCGGCGGCAGCGCGGCGCAGATGACGATCGCGCAGTGCCACGCGGTCGTGATGCTCGTCGCGAGCGGCACGGTGGGCATGCTCGCGGCCGCGGTGTCGCGCGCGTTCTGGATCGCGTCGCTCGCGTTCGTCGTCGCGTTCGGCGTGGGCTCGGTGTGGCCGCAGTGGATCGGGATCGCGGAGGCGATCGCCAACGCGATCATCACGGTCACCGCGATCGTGCTGTGGAGCCAGCGGGTGCCGCGGCCGAAGCGGCGCTGA
- a CDS encoding ABC-F family ATP-binding cassette domain-containing protein, with translation MPVLDARELRKSLGARTLLDGVSLTLEEGERVGLVGPNGCGKSTLARILAGIDPADGGELARQRGARVIYLAQEPTFEGDPTALEAVLAGLGEWQAARAKHDRASEALARGEDHDRWLAEMESAAHDIERLGGWDRDHEARSYLSHLGVTRLDAKVETMSGGERRRVALARLLVASPELAILDEPTNHLDVETIEWLEKHLASSFRGAVLLVTHDRWFLNQVVARTLELERGKLHSYEGGWEEYLEAKAERGALERRAEANRQNLLRRELEWLRRTPAARTGKQKARINRAESTIANAPPPRERQVELSMDATRTGRTVIELHDLSLAIGGRTLVKGLDLSLTKGERIGIVGPNGAGKSTLLRAILGELEPIAGRVVRGANTKISYLDQHRSGLDLEKSVADNVSPHSRQVDWGGRRVELVSYLERMLFDADQQRQPVGALSGGERARVLLARMLLESANLLILDEPTNDLDAPTLAALEEMLSEFEGTALVVTHDRWFLERVATAILAFEGEGQVRRWAGSYSTWRALRAQEDARLAEERADAEAVVKKSAAPSRAATPAKKKGLSGAEKRELESIFEKIGAREAEVARMEAELADASVYATRGAEVPAMLAALEVAKAEVATMMARWEELEARKDA, from the coding sequence ATGCCCGTCCTCGACGCCCGCGAACTCCGGAAGAGCCTCGGAGCGCGCACGCTGCTCGACGGCGTCTCGCTCACGCTCGAAGAGGGCGAGCGCGTCGGCCTCGTCGGCCCCAACGGCTGCGGCAAGTCGACGCTCGCGCGCATCCTCGCGGGGATCGATCCCGCCGATGGAGGCGAGCTCGCGCGGCAGCGCGGCGCCCGCGTGATCTACCTCGCGCAGGAGCCGACGTTCGAGGGCGATCCCACCGCGCTCGAGGCGGTGCTCGCCGGGCTCGGCGAGTGGCAGGCGGCGCGCGCGAAGCACGACCGCGCGAGCGAGGCGCTGGCGCGCGGTGAAGATCACGATCGCTGGCTCGCCGAGATGGAGAGCGCGGCGCACGACATCGAGCGCCTCGGCGGGTGGGATCGTGATCACGAGGCGCGCTCGTACCTCTCGCACCTCGGCGTGACGCGGCTCGACGCGAAGGTCGAGACGATGTCGGGCGGCGAGCGCCGTCGCGTCGCGCTCGCGCGCCTGCTCGTGGCGAGCCCCGAGCTCGCGATCCTCGACGAGCCGACGAACCACCTCGACGTCGAGACCATCGAGTGGCTCGAGAAGCACCTCGCGTCGTCGTTCCGCGGCGCGGTGCTGCTGGTCACCCACGATCGCTGGTTCCTCAACCAGGTGGTCGCGCGCACGCTCGAGCTCGAGCGCGGCAAGCTGCACTCGTACGAGGGCGGCTGGGAGGAGTACCTCGAGGCGAAGGCGGAGCGCGGCGCGCTCGAGCGTCGCGCCGAGGCGAACCGGCAGAACCTGCTGCGCCGCGAGCTCGAGTGGCTGCGCCGCACGCCCGCCGCGCGCACCGGCAAGCAGAAGGCGCGGATCAACCGTGCGGAGAGCACGATCGCGAACGCGCCGCCGCCGCGCGAGCGTCAGGTCGAGCTCTCGATGGACGCGACACGCACCGGCCGCACCGTGATCGAGCTGCACGATCTCTCGCTCGCGATCGGCGGGCGCACGCTGGTGAAGGGGCTCGATCTCTCGCTCACCAAGGGCGAGCGCATCGGCATCGTCGGGCCGAACGGCGCCGGCAAGTCGACGCTGCTGCGCGCGATCCTCGGCGAGCTCGAGCCGATCGCGGGGCGCGTCGTGCGCGGCGCGAACACGAAGATCTCGTACCTCGATCAGCACCGCAGCGGGCTCGATCTCGAGAAGTCGGTCGCGGACAACGTCTCGCCGCACTCGCGTCAGGTCGACTGGGGCGGGCGGCGCGTCGAGCTCGTGAGCTACCTCGAGCGCATGCTCTTCGACGCCGATCAGCAGCGGCAGCCGGTGGGTGCGCTCTCGGGCGGCGAGCGCGCGCGCGTGCTGCTCGCGCGCATGCTGCTCGAGTCGGCGAACCTGCTGATCCTCGACGAGCCCACCAACGATCTCGACGCGCCGACGCTGGCGGCGCTCGAGGAGATGCTCTCGGAATTCGAGGGCACCGCGCTGGTCGTCACCCACGATCGTTGGTTCCTCGAGCGCGTCGCGACCGCGATCCTCGCGTTCGAGGGCGAGGGCCAGGTGCGGCGCTGGGCGGGCAGCTACTCGACGTGGCGCGCGCTGCGCGCGCAGGAGGACGCGCGCCTCGCCGAGGAGCGCGCCGACGCCGAGGCCGTCGTGAAGAAGAGCGCGGCTCCGTCGCGCGCGGCGACGCCCGCGAAGAAGAAGGGCCTCAGCGGCGCGGAGAAGCGCGAGCTCGAGAGCATCTTCGAGAAGATCGGGGCGCGCGAGGCCGAGGTCGCGCGTATGGAGGCCGAGCTCGCCGACGCGAGCGTGTACGCGACGCGCGGCGCCGAGGTGCCCGCGATGCTCGCCGCGCTCGAGGTCGCGAAGGCCGAGGTCGCGACGATGATGGCGCGCTGGGAAGAGCTCGAGGCGCGCAAGGACGCGTGA
- a CDS encoding peptidylprolyl isomerase, with protein sequence MLVLAAGCDARETSARADGDVIVAHLDGQPVLASEVQLHLRPAPPRIGAGPAIDPRRVALDEAVRVRLLAREARRRGLAPLDGPPALVQSSLVRALVDEESARRGVPAPEAIPEDELRRFVENHIDRLDTPSEILVAAIVVTDAALAERLLAQADRADGSGFARLVAAHSIDAASRARAGVLAPVREHDHELDRAVFQVAWQLRRPGMVGLAEAHDGRWLVLRAMRVERPARPWETFAARARNLLARQRRDEVVDALMVQLRRVATLTIDERALAGLPVPAR encoded by the coding sequence GTGCTCGTCCTCGCGGCGGGGTGTGACGCGAGAGAGACGTCGGCGCGCGCCGACGGCGACGTGATCGTCGCGCACCTCGACGGGCAGCCCGTGCTCGCCTCCGAGGTGCAGCTCCACCTCCGTCCCGCGCCACCGCGCATCGGCGCGGGCCCCGCGATCGATCCGCGCCGTGTGGCGCTCGACGAGGCCGTGCGCGTGCGGCTCCTCGCGCGCGAGGCACGCCGGCGCGGGCTCGCGCCGCTCGACGGGCCGCCCGCGCTCGTGCAGTCGTCGCTCGTCCGCGCGCTGGTCGACGAGGAGAGCGCACGGCGTGGTGTGCCGGCGCCGGAGGCGATCCCCGAGGACGAGCTGCGACGCTTCGTCGAGAACCACATCGATCGGCTCGACACGCCGAGCGAGATCCTCGTCGCCGCGATCGTGGTGACCGACGCGGCGCTCGCCGAGCGGCTCCTCGCGCAGGCCGATCGCGCCGACGGATCGGGCTTCGCGCGGCTCGTCGCGGCGCACTCGATCGACGCGGCGTCGCGCGCACGCGCGGGCGTGCTCGCGCCGGTCCGAGAGCACGACCACGAGCTCGATCGCGCGGTCTTCCAGGTCGCGTGGCAGCTCCGCCGGCCCGGCATGGTCGGGCTCGCGGAGGCGCACGACGGACGTTGGCTCGTGCTGCGCGCCATGCGGGTGGAGCGGCCCGCGCGCCCGTGGGAGACGTTCGCCGCGCGCGCTCGCAACCTGCTGGCCCGCCAGCGCCGCGACGAGGTCGTCGACGCGCTGATGGTCCAGCTCCGGCGCGTCGCGACGCTCACGATCGACGAGCGCGCGCTCGCAGGTCTGCCGGTGCCCGCGCGATGA